Proteins from a genomic interval of Physeter macrocephalus isolate SW-GA chromosome 21, ASM283717v5, whole genome shotgun sequence:
- the TBX22 gene encoding T-box transcription factor TBX22, protein MALSSRAHAFSVEALVGRPSKRKLRDTREEAQLELLKKEGGEAEEERRSCAAGRKSEQPEKRPKTEPLATTFSGCGGGSGGCNSFGNLEEKNAIQVELQGSELWKRFHDIGTEMIITKAGRRMFPSVRVKIKGLDPGKQYYVAIDVVPVDSKRYRYVYHSSQWMVAGNTDHSCITPRFYVHPDSPCSGETWMRQIISFDRVKLTNNEMDDKGHIILQSMHKYKPRVHVMKQDIRVDMSRIQSLPAEGVKTFSFKETEFTTVTAYQNQQITKLKIDRNPFAKGFRDPGRNRGVLDGVLETYPWRPSLTLDFKTFGADTQSGSNGTSPATSSGGAPSPLNSLLSPPCSPPTFHIPTSSLGMPCPEVYLHNINLPLCYKICPTNFWRQQPLVLPAPERLASSSSSQSLAPLMMEVPILSSLGATNSKYGSSEDFKGQCQQASNSSNQMLYGLQAPGNILSPNPIAQEAIGCSFHPSYGFYRYNFSMPSRLVNATNHLKVNDNSQVSLIEGKCNHSRWYPKINHCL, encoded by the exons ATGGCTCTGAGCTCTCGGGCGCACGCCTTCTCGGTGGAAGCCTTGGTGGGGAGACCCAGCAAAAGAAAACTGCGAGACACAAGAGAGGAGGCGCAACTTGAGCTGCTTAAGAAAGAGGGTGGAGAGgcggaggaggagagaaggagctgCGCCGCAGGAAGGAAGAGCGAGCAGCCTG AAAAGCGACCCAAGACAGAGCCCTTAGCAACTACTTTCTCAGGCTGTGGAGGCGGCAGCGGCGGCTGCAACAGCTTCggaaatctggaagaaaaaaatgctatccAAGTGGAGCTTCAAGGATCCGAGCTGTGGAAGAGATTTCATGACATTGGAACTGAGATGATCATTACCAAGGCGGGCAG GAGGATGTTCCCCTCTGTTCGGGTCAAGATAAAAGGACTGGACCCAGGGAAGCAGTACTATGTGGCCATCGATGTGGTGCCGGTGGATTCCAAACGCTATAG GTACGTGTATCACAGCTCGCAGTGGATGGTAGCCGGGAATACAGACCACTCATGCATCACTCCTAGGTTCTATGTTCACCCGGACTCGCCTTGTTCGGGAGAGACATGGATGCGTCAGATCATCAGCTTCGATCGCGTGAAACTCACCAACAACGAGATGGACGACAAAGGCCAT ATCATTCTGCAGTCCATGCACAAGTACAAGCCCCGTGTGCACGTGATGAAGCAGGACATCAGGGTCGACATGTCCCGGATTCAGTCCCTGCCTGCTGAAGGGGTTAAAACATTCTCCTTTAAAGAAACTGAGTTCACCACGGTGACAGCTTACCAAAACCAGCAG ATTACCAAACTGAAAATAGACAGGAATCCTTTTGCTAAAGGATTTAGAGATCCCGGAAGAAACAG AGGTGTATTGGATGGGGTGTTAGAGACCTACCCATGGAGGCCTTCTCTCACTttggattttaaaacttttggtGCAGACACACAAA GTGGAAGCAATGGCACATCTCCAGCGACCTCTAGTGGAGGGGCTCCCTCTCCTTTGAACTCTTTGCTTTCTCCACCTTGCTCCCCTCCAACATTTCACATACCTACAAGCTCCCTTGGAATGCCCTGTCCAGAGGTGTACCTACACAATATCAACCTGCCCCTTTGCTACAAGATTTGCCCAACTAATTTTTGGCGACAGCAGCCTCTTGTCTTGCCTGCTCCTGAAAGGCTAGCAAGCAGCAGCAGTTCTCAGTCTTTAGCCCCACTCATGATGGAAGTTCCCATTTTATCTTCCTTGGGGGCCACCAATTCAAAATATGGTTCATCTGAAGACTTCAAGGGACAGTGTCAACAAGCAtctaattcttccaatcaaatGTTATATGGATTACAGGCACCTGGAAATATTTTATCACCCAACCCCATTGCCCAGGAAGCAATTGGTTGCTCTTTTCATCCTTCCTATGGCTTTTATAGGTACAACTTCTCCATGCCATCTAGACTGGTAAATGCTACCAACCATCTCAAAGTGAATGACAACAGTCAAGTTTCTTTAATAGAAGGCAAATGCAATCATTCTCGTTGGTATCCAAAAATTAACCATTGCCTTTAA